The following proteins are encoded in a genomic region of Oceanisphaera profunda:
- the hpf gene encoding ribosome hibernation promoting factor yields the protein MQINLTGHHVDITDSLRDYVHNKFAKLERHFDNITIVHVVLTLEKLQQIAEAKINLSGGEIFATCQQDDMYAAIDGLFDKLDRQVIKHKEKLKQK from the coding sequence ATGCAAATAAATCTGACTGGCCACCATGTAGATATCACAGACTCATTACGTGACTATGTGCACAACAAATTCGCCAAGCTGGAACGTCATTTCGATAATATCACCATAGTGCATGTGGTACTGACGTTAGAAAAACTGCAGCAAATTGCCGAAGCCAAAATTAATCTGAGTGGAGGTGAGATTTTTGCCACTTGTCAGCAAGATGACATGTACGCTGCCATCGACGGTTTGTTTGACAAACTCGATCGCCAAGTTATTAAACACAAAGAGAAGCTGAAGCAAAAATAA
- a CDS encoding RNA polymerase factor sigma-54 translates to MLKPTLQLRMGQQLTMTPQLQQAIRLLQLSTLELQQEIQLALENNPLLEQEEAEALEYDDAELEQQPSSPDEQLATDKAMEQHTLSDEMPMDTQWDDIYTASAGTSGTGGLPAGLEDTVYQGETTETLQDYLLWQMQLTPFSETDQAIALAIIDAIDEAGYLSLDIDGILASVSGGEQQIEADEIEAVLKRIQHFDPLGVAARSVQECLRIQLEALPVTTPWLTEAQLLIEQHMDLLGNRDYRTLQRLTKLKEDELRDVLALIQQLEPRPGNNLLQHESEYVIPDVVVTKQQGVWTAELNMEALPKVRLNQTYAAMGQSKQGSDGQFIRQHTQDAKWFIKSLESRNETLLKVANCIVDQQQAFFEYGAEAMKPMVLNQVAEVVEMHESTISRVTTQKFLHSPKGVFELKYFFSSHVATESGGECSSTAIRAFIKKLVGAENPVKPLSDSKIAQLLAEQGIQVARRTIAKYRESLAIPPSNQRKRLL, encoded by the coding sequence TTGTTAAAGCCAACTCTTCAATTACGTATGGGTCAGCAGCTGACCATGACGCCGCAGCTGCAACAGGCCATTCGCCTTTTGCAGCTGTCAACGCTAGAGCTGCAGCAAGAAATTCAATTGGCGCTAGAAAATAATCCGCTACTCGAGCAAGAAGAAGCCGAAGCGCTCGAGTATGACGACGCTGAACTCGAGCAGCAGCCCAGCAGCCCAGATGAGCAGCTGGCCACCGACAAAGCCATGGAACAGCACACTTTGTCTGACGAGATGCCCATGGACACCCAGTGGGATGATATTTATACCGCCTCGGCGGGCACCAGCGGCACCGGCGGCCTGCCCGCTGGGTTAGAAGACACCGTCTATCAAGGCGAAACCACCGAAACCCTGCAAGATTATCTGTTGTGGCAGATGCAGCTCACGCCCTTTAGCGAAACCGACCAAGCCATAGCGCTCGCCATTATCGATGCCATCGATGAAGCCGGTTATTTAAGCCTGGATATAGACGGCATTTTGGCGAGTGTCAGCGGTGGCGAGCAGCAGATAGAAGCCGACGAAATAGAGGCGGTACTGAAGCGTATTCAGCATTTTGATCCTCTAGGCGTGGCGGCGCGCAGCGTACAAGAATGTTTGCGTATTCAGCTGGAAGCCCTGCCCGTCACCACGCCTTGGTTAACCGAGGCACAGCTGCTGATTGAACAGCACATGGACTTACTGGGCAATCGCGACTATCGCACTTTGCAGCGCCTGACCAAGCTGAAAGAAGATGAGCTTAGAGATGTATTGGCCTTAATTCAGCAACTTGAACCTAGGCCTGGTAATAACCTGCTGCAACATGAATCTGAATATGTGATCCCTGATGTGGTGGTCACCAAACAGCAAGGGGTGTGGACCGCCGAGCTCAATATGGAGGCGCTGCCCAAGGTGCGGTTAAATCAAACCTATGCAGCCATGGGCCAGAGCAAACAAGGTAGCGACGGCCAGTTTATTCGCCAACATACCCAAGATGCGAAGTGGTTTATCAAAAGCTTAGAAAGCAGAAATGAGACCTTGCTCAAGGTTGCTAATTGTATTGTCGACCAACAACAGGCATTCTTTGAGTATGGAGCCGAGGCCATGAAACCCATGGTACTCAATCAAGTAGCGGAAGTGGTTGAGATGCACGAGTCGACTATTTCCCGCGTCACCACTCAAAAATTTCTGCATTCGCCCAAGGGTGTGTTTGAGTTAAAATATTTTTTCTCTAGCCATGTGGCTACCGAAAGTGGCGGAGAATGCTCTTCTACGGCGATTCGTGCCTTCATTAAGAAATTAGTCGGGGCAGAAAACCCGGTTAAGCCGTTGAGCGACAGTAAAATCGCACAATTATTAGCCGAACAGGGGATACAGGTGGCAAGACGGACCATAGCCAAGTATCGTGAGTCGTTGGCCATCCCCCCTTCCAATCAGCGCAAACGCCTGTTGTAA
- the lptB gene encoding LPS export ABC transporter ATP-binding protein — MATLKARGLQKSYKGRQVVADVSLTVKTGQIVGLLGPNGAGKTTSFYMIVGLVQRDAGSITIDDQDISHQPMHVRARSGIGYLPQEASIFRRLSVANNIMAVLETRKNLSAVEREEKMEQLLEEFNITHIRDSMGMSLSGGERRRVEIARALAADPRFILLDEPFAGVDPISVLDIKKIILHLRDRGLGVLITDHNVRETLDVCERAYIVSHGHRIAAGTPAEILANEQVKKVYLGEQFSL, encoded by the coding sequence ATGGCGACCTTAAAAGCGCGCGGATTACAAAAAAGTTATAAAGGCCGCCAAGTGGTGGCTGATGTTAGCCTTACCGTCAAAACTGGCCAAATCGTTGGTTTACTGGGCCCTAATGGTGCCGGCAAAACCACCTCTTTTTATATGATAGTGGGCTTAGTGCAGCGAGATGCGGGCAGCATTACTATTGATGATCAAGATATCAGTCATCAACCCATGCACGTGCGCGCCCGCTCCGGCATTGGCTATTTGCCCCAAGAAGCCTCTATTTTTCGCCGCTTAAGCGTGGCCAATAATATTATGGCGGTGCTCGAAACTCGTAAAAATTTAAGCGCCGTGGAGCGTGAAGAAAAGATGGAGCAGTTGCTCGAAGAATTTAATATCACCCATATTCGTGACAGCATGGGCATGAGCTTATCCGGTGGTGAACGCAGACGGGTCGAAATAGCCCGCGCGTTAGCCGCGGATCCGCGCTTTATTCTTTTGGATGAGCCCTTTGCCGGCGTCGACCCCATTTCGGTGTTAGATATCAAAAAAATTATCTTACATCTGCGGGATCGCGGCTTAGGCGTCTTGATCACCGATCATAACGTGCGTGAAACACTGGATGTATGCGAGCGGGCCTATATCGTTAGCCACGGTCACCGTATTGCTGCGGGCACCCCCGCTGAAATCTTAGCCAATGAGCAGGTGAAGAAAGTCTATTTGGGTGAGCAATTCAGCCTGTAG
- the lptA gene encoding lipopolysaccharide transport periplasmic protein LptA, producing the protein MILRQPTRLLSLVGLLALGINVAGAKESDYKEPVTIDSGSQLVELASNKVTFTDNVVVKQGTLDVRASKLVVTRNDKGLQTMTAYGSPATYYQVLDSGQPVQAKAKQITYDIRTRTITLLKDAELKQNDNIVTGYRIRYYIDKEQMEAEGQGSSGRVKTIFLPEQLQNMNNKEAKP; encoded by the coding sequence ATGATACTCAGGCAACCTACACGACTCCTTAGCCTAGTTGGCCTATTAGCGCTGGGCATCAATGTGGCTGGCGCTAAAGAATCTGATTATAAAGAACCGGTCACCATAGACTCAGGCAGCCAGCTGGTAGAGCTGGCCTCAAATAAAGTGACCTTTACCGATAATGTGGTCGTGAAACAAGGCACCCTCGATGTGCGTGCCAGCAAGCTGGTGGTCACCCGTAACGACAAGGGCTTACAAACCATGACCGCCTACGGTTCACCGGCCACTTATTATCAGGTATTGGACAGCGGCCAGCCGGTGCAAGCCAAAGCCAAGCAGATCACCTACGACATTCGGACCCGCACTATTACGCTGCTCAAAGATGCCGAGCTTAAGCAAAATGACAACATAGTCACCGGTTATCGCATTCGCTACTACATCGATAAAGAACAGATGGAAGCCGAAGGCCAAGGCAGCTCGGGGCGGGTTAAAACTATCTTCTTGCCCGAGCAGCTGCAGAATATGAATAACAAAGAGGCTAAACCCTGA